One segment of Haloplanus natans DSM 17983 DNA contains the following:
- a CDS encoding thioredoxin family protein, with protein sequence MAGSDPSTAALDDAIDDLVAAGLVDETDDGLATTEAFESTRRIYRDTYGAVDDDDFRRTVADTFGVSESVAADRIEHGAITREGLIAYLSLRSETDDVDDERLATMATLVAELSPGSPVPDRLRELDDESWPAFLDDHPDAVVTVWRHDCAPCVALKENLDAVLSALPDGVAVAGVDGESVPEFRRAVGVDTAPAVCSFRGGDLEDVTTGRQSVETYVDRFAAVFE encoded by the coding sequence ATGGCCGGCTCCGACCCTTCGACCGCGGCGCTCGACGACGCCATCGACGACCTCGTCGCCGCCGGTCTCGTCGACGAGACCGACGACGGACTCGCCACGACCGAGGCGTTCGAGTCGACCCGGCGGATCTACCGCGATACGTACGGTGCCGTCGACGACGACGACTTTCGACGGACGGTCGCGGACACGTTCGGCGTGAGCGAATCCGTCGCGGCCGACCGGATCGAACACGGGGCGATCACCCGCGAGGGCCTGATCGCGTACCTCTCGCTTCGGTCGGAGACCGATGACGTCGACGACGAGCGACTGGCGACGATGGCGACGCTCGTCGCCGAACTCTCGCCGGGATCGCCCGTCCCCGACCGGCTCCGGGAACTCGACGACGAGTCGTGGCCCGCGTTTCTCGACGACCATCCCGACGCGGTCGTGACGGTGTGGCGCCACGACTGCGCACCCTGTGTGGCGCTGAAAGAGAATCTCGACGCCGTGCTGTCGGCACTCCCGGACGGGGTGGCCGTCGCCGGCGTCGACGGCGAGTCGGTCCCGGAGTTCCGGCGGGCGGTCGGCGTCGACACCGCGCCCGCGGTCTGTTCGTTCCGCGGCGGCGACCTCGAGGACGTGACGACTGGCCGGCAGTCCGTCGAGACGTACGTGGATCGGTTCGCGGCGGTGTTCGAGTAG